The following are from one region of the Brassica napus cultivar Da-Ae unplaced genomic scaffold, Da-Ae ScsIHWf_2633;HRSCAF=3385, whole genome shotgun sequence genome:
- the LOC125601706 gene encoding glutamine synthetase cytosolic isozyme 1-3-like — protein sequence MTAYLSSIPHGDVFLAASQPVLFCNLSVVIIPITLSISLQGRLISTKKHFDLSLNRNVEVPTKTVEEPVVVTEQRKKSCPDRVCSSSFAVTEQSEAPVEGTSKEVVVKRQRKKMKKTGKKTQRSQRQQHSGDVDAYNAAGNPFQPTRGTNAAKIFSNSKVVSEEPWYWIEEEYTLMQKGVNWPIGGFPGPQGPYYCGVGADKAIDRDIMDAHYKACLYAGIGISGVNGEVTLGQWEFQVGPIEGISTGDQVWVARYLLERITEISGVNVSFDPKPSRVIVKHKENIAAYGEGNECRLTGKHEIAYINMFFWGVANRGASVRVEQRRISSDKEHDREASGEAQGEHCCWNNGGLAVIKNTIEKLQVKHKENIAAYGEGNERRLTGKHEAAYINTFSWGVANRGASVRVGRDTEKEGKGYFEDRRPASNMDPYVVTSMIAETTILG from the exons TCTACAAGGTAGGTTGATCTCGACGAAAAAACATTTCGATCTCTCCCTGAACAGAAACGTTGAGGTACCAACCAAGACAGTGGAGGAACCCGTTGTGGTTACCGAACAGCGGAAGAAGTCGTGCCCCGACAGAGTCTGCTCCAGCTCATTCGCCGTAACTGAACAATCCGAAGCACCAGTCGAAGGAACGAGCAAGGAAGTGGTTGTGAAGAGGCAGagaaaaaagatgaagaaaactGGAAAAAAAACCCAGAGGAGCCAAAg GCAACAACATTCTG GTGATGTTGATGCTTACAACGCCGCTGGGAATCCATTCCAACCAACAAGAGGTACAAACGCTGCTAAGATCTTCAGCAACTCCAAAGTTGTCTCTGAGGAGCCTTGGTAC TGGATTGAGGAAGAATACACATTGATGCAAAAGGGTGTGAACTGGCCTATTGGTGGCTTCCCTGGCCC CCAGGGACCATACTACTGTGGTGTGGGAGCTGACAAAGCAATTGATCGTGACATCATGGATGCACACTACAAGGCCTGTCTTTACGCAGGTATTGGCATCTCTGGTGTCAATGGAGAAGTCACGCTTGGACAGTGGGAGTTCCAGGTCGGTCCGATTGAGGGTATTAGTACTGGTGATCAAGTCTGGGTCGCTAGATACCTTCTCGAG AGGATCACTGAGATCTCTGGTGTAAATGTCAGCTTCGACCCAAAACCATCCCG GGTGATT GTGAAGCACAAGGAGAACATTGCTGCGTACGGTGAAGGCAACGAGTGTCGTCTCACGGGGAAGCACGAGATCGCATACATCAACATGTTTTTTTGGGGAGTGGCGAACCGTGGAGCTTCGGTGAGAGTGGAACAACGGAGGATTAGCAGTGATAAAGAACACGATAGAGAAGCTTCAGGTGAAGCACAAGGAGAACATTGCTGC TGGAACAACGGAGGATTAGCAGTGATAAAGAACACGATAGAGAAGCTTCAGGTGAAGCACAAGGAGAACATTGCTGCGTACGGTGAAGGCAACGAGCGTCGTCTCACGGGGAAGCACGAGGCCGCATACATCAACACGTTTTCTTGGGGAGTGGCGAACCGTGGAGCTTCGGTGAGAGTGGGACGAGACACTGAGAAGGAAGGCAAAGGTTACTTCGAAGACAGAAGGCCAGCTTCTAACATGGATCCTTATGTCGTTACGTCCATGATCGCTGAAACCACCATCCTCGGTTAA